A section of the Leptotrichia buccalis C-1013-b genome encodes:
- a CDS encoding phospholipase D family protein: MEEKETTNINENSKEKNTLFTILNHERVNLTIEEIFDSNRFYEIKAVTFSAEESFLNKYLTPFRSVDLIIGIQDTDVQARGIMALKNETRNLIESQKRIIKKEQIKFFENLSRENQENFVKEKWKLRVPINSTIHSKFYLLRNDSETRLILGSANLSFQAFSNKRNQFENIIIFDNSQLFYQFEKYFDEISLTCTDFITSAIKKKAESKIKIMNENIDKNQEEMFSVKFTNDESAKLQIDISKDVIKNLNEVIVKQEDEVALPIIEEIKTIDEKHRIIENEQKEAVEIEKFAYELSVNTISKQAKKKESLIVTPETFAKKIKPKLEVKIAARLNQATPERELLFSKDTDRGFGRSGLYIEENGGTKPFGQKAGKEEIKNSVESIIKLIDNYKKYVIDYNDNYGSRILEIILYAFTSPFIQDIRFKLESDSEKLDVPQFLFIGGTAGSGKSNLLQILQKMLGLSKSKPILYNNIIPTGRTKKADTITQIQLWMSENNVAPILIDEIDEEFFSNKDRGNNLIVNVSNLSTSNYDFTPCFIGTTNALEYSLPQRSQRRSYYVKNDKVFDTELKKKSVKAYTEVLEMVNDTLFQDFVIRFAEKLTDDNLNWKNYSLHSSTGLIDFLYWSREIFKEYFEIAQMEVPAWFPETRYDDTVENNQSLWRKLYEYNYRDFKPKEDKSVYLFKLKSLDSEDAQSNRYGTKVLPSIKYLNALSQKCKNDNNSSDIIEIKIKEFHDWIGVPVPKELEHKKTFFDFFKKNKNEK; encoded by the coding sequence ATGGAAGAAAAAGAAACGACAAATATTAATGAAAATAGTAAAGAAAAAAATACATTGTTTACTATTTTAAATCATGAAAGAGTAAATTTGACGATTGAAGAAATTTTTGACAGCAATAGGTTTTATGAGATAAAGGCAGTTACATTTTCTGCTGAGGAAAGTTTTTTAAATAAATATTTAACTCCATTTAGAAGTGTTGACTTGATTATTGGGATACAGGATACTGATGTTCAGGCAAGAGGGATAATGGCTTTAAAAAATGAAACGCGAAATCTGATTGAAAGTCAGAAACGGATTATAAAAAAGGAGCAGATTAAGTTTTTTGAGAATCTTTCGAGGGAAAATCAGGAAAATTTTGTTAAAGAGAAATGGAAATTACGAGTGCCGATAAATTCAACAATTCATAGTAAATTTTATCTTTTGAGAAATGATTCTGAAACAAGGCTGATTTTGGGGTCAGCCAATTTATCTTTTCAGGCTTTTTCAAATAAAAGAAATCAGTTTGAAAATATTATAATTTTTGACAATTCACAGTTATTCTATCAATTTGAAAAATATTTTGACGAAATAAGTTTGACTTGTACAGATTTTATTACTTCTGCAATAAAGAAAAAAGCAGAAAGTAAGATTAAAATTATGAATGAAAATATTGATAAAAATCAAGAAGAAATGTTTTCTGTAAAATTTACCAATGACGAAAGTGCGAAATTACAAATAGATATTTCAAAAGATGTCATTAAAAATTTGAATGAAGTTATCGTCAAGCAAGAAGATGAGGTTGCGTTGCCTATAATTGAAGAGATAAAGACAATTGATGAAAAACATAGAATAATTGAAAATGAGCAAAAGGAAGCTGTGGAAATTGAAAAATTTGCTTACGAATTGTCAGTCAATACTATTTCAAAACAAGCTAAAAAGAAGGAAAGTTTGATTGTAACTCCTGAAACATTTGCCAAAAAGATAAAGCCTAAATTGGAAGTCAAAATTGCTGCGAGATTAAATCAAGCAACTCCAGAAAGAGAACTGCTGTTTTCAAAAGACACGGATCGTGGTTTTGGCCGTTCGGGCTTATATATTGAAGAAAATGGCGGCACTAAACCTTTTGGACAGAAGGCTGGGAAGGAAGAAATAAAAAACTCTGTTGAAAGCATTATAAAATTAATTGATAATTACAAAAAATATGTTATTGATTACAATGATAATTACGGCTCAAGAATACTTGAGATTATTTTGTATGCCTTTACTTCGCCTTTTATTCAGGATATAAGATTTAAGCTTGAATCTGATTCTGAAAAATTGGATGTTCCTCAGTTTCTTTTTATAGGAGGGACAGCGGGTTCAGGTAAAAGTAATTTACTGCAAATATTACAAAAAATGCTGGGGCTTTCCAAATCAAAACCTATTTTATATAACAACATTATTCCAACAGGAAGAACGAAAAAAGCTGATACAATAACTCAAATTCAATTATGGATGAGTGAAAATAATGTCGCTCCAATTTTAATTGATGAAATAGACGAGGAATTTTTTTCAAATAAGGACAGAGGAAACAATCTGATTGTCAATGTTTCTAATCTTTCTACTTCCAATTATGATTTTACCCCATGCTTTATTGGAACTACAAATGCGTTGGAATATTCGTTGCCTCAACGTTCGCAAAGAAGATCCTATTATGTAAAAAATGACAAAGTTTTTGACACAGAACTCAAGAAAAAATCTGTAAAAGCATATACAGAAGTGCTTGAAATGGTTAATGATACTCTTTTTCAAGATTTTGTAATTAGATTTGCAGAAAAATTGACAGATGATAACTTGAACTGGAAAAATTATTCGCTTCATTCTTCGACAGGATTAATAGATTTTCTTTACTGGAGCCGTGAGATTTTTAAAGAATATTTTGAAATTGCTCAAATGGAAGTTCCCGCTTGGTTTCCTGAAACGAGATACGATGATACTGTAGAAAATAATCAATCTTTATGGAGAAAACTGTATGAATATAATTACAGGGATTTTAAGCCAAAAGAAGACAAATCTGTTTATTTGTTTAAATTGAAAAGTCTGGATAGTGAAGATGCTCAAAGCAATAGATACGGCACAAAAGTTCTTCCTTCAATAAAATATTTGAATGCATTGTCGCAGAAGTGTAAAAATGATAATAATTCTTCCGATATTATTGAAATAAAGATAAAAGAATTTCACGATTGGATAGGAGTGCCTGTTCCAAAAGAATTAGAACACAAAAAGACATTCTTTGACTTTTTCAAGAAGAATAAAAATGAAAAATAA
- the hisB gene encoding imidazoleglycerol-phosphate dehydratase HisB, with protein MRKSKIERNTFETKIKVELNIDGTGKYENNTGVGFLDHMLDLFAKHGRFDLKVYCDGDTQVDDHHSTEDIGIALGKCFYEALEDLKGVRRYGNFLLPMDEALTLVAVDLSGRYFLNFDVNIPTEKVGTFDTELVEEFFIGFTRHLNATLHIKNMAGTNSHHIIESIFKGVARALAEAVSIDEKYKDEIPSTKGVLV; from the coding sequence ATGAGAAAATCTAAAATTGAAAGAAATACATTTGAAACAAAAATAAAAGTTGAATTAAATATTGATGGAACTGGGAAATATGAAAATAATACAGGGGTTGGATTTTTGGACCATATGCTTGACTTGTTTGCGAAGCATGGGAGATTTGATTTGAAGGTTTATTGTGATGGGGATACGCAGGTGGATGATCACCATAGTACGGAGGATATTGGAATTGCATTGGGAAAATGTTTTTATGAGGCGTTAGAGGACTTGAAGGGTGTGAGAAGGTATGGGAACTTTCTTTTGCCGATGGATGAGGCTCTGACGTTAGTTGCTGTTGATTTAAGCGGGAGATATTTTTTGAATTTTGATGTGAATATTCCGACTGAAAAAGTTGGGACTTTTGACACAGAATTGGTGGAAGAGTTTTTCATTGGCTTTACACGGCATTTGAATGCGACATTGCATATAAAGAATATGGCTGGGACAAATTCGCATCATATAATTGAGTCGATTTTTAAAGGAGTTGCTAGAGCTTTGGCAGAGGCTGTAAGTATTGATGAAAAGTATAAGGATGAGATTCCTTCGACTAAAGGGGTTTTGGTTTAA
- the hisF gene encoding imidazole glycerol phosphate synthase subunit HisF produces the protein MLAKRIVPCLDVRNGKVVKGINFTGIREVDSPVELAKFYNKSGADELVFYDITATVEERGLFTDILKEVASQIFIPLTVGGGINTLDDFDRVLKAGADKVSVNSGAIRNPKLIEEAAKKYGDQCVVLSVDVKRVDGKFKVFAKGGRENTGIDAIEWFVQGQENGAGEVVVNSIDTDGVKTGFDLELLSILSKKLSIPIIASGGAGNMEHFKELFKIPGIDAGLAASIFHFKEVEIMELKRYLRDNGVEMRI, from the coding sequence ATGCTTGCAAAGAGAATTGTTCCCTGTTTGGATGTGAGAAATGGAAAAGTTGTGAAAGGTATTAATTTTACTGGGATAAGAGAAGTTGACAGTCCTGTAGAGCTGGCAAAATTTTATAATAAGTCAGGAGCAGATGAGCTTGTTTTTTATGATATTACAGCAACTGTTGAGGAAAGAGGGCTTTTTACTGATATTTTAAAGGAAGTGGCAAGTCAGATATTTATTCCGCTTACTGTTGGCGGTGGGATAAATACACTAGATGATTTTGACAGAGTGCTAAAAGCGGGGGCAGATAAAGTGAGTGTCAATTCAGGTGCAATAAGAAATCCGAAATTAATTGAGGAAGCTGCAAAAAAATATGGAGATCAGTGTGTAGTTTTGTCCGTTGATGTAAAAAGAGTAGACGGTAAATTTAAAGTTTTTGCAAAAGGTGGCAGAGAAAATACTGGAATTGACGCGATTGAATGGTTTGTGCAAGGGCAGGAAAATGGTGCTGGAGAAGTTGTTGTGAACAGTATTGATACAGATGGCGTTAAAACTGGCTTTGATTTAGAATTATTGTCAATCTTATCTAAAAAATTATCAATTCCGATAATTGCATCAGGTGGAGCTGGAAATATGGAACATTTTAAGGAATTATTTAAAATCCCAGGAATTGATGCAGGACTAGCAGCTTCGATTTTTCATTTTAAGGAAGTGGAAATTATGGAGCTGAAAAGGTATTTGAGGGATAATGGAGTGGAAATGAGGATTTGA
- a CDS encoding type II toxin-antitoxin system RelE/ParE family toxin, whose translation MESKYSYQFTKSAKNDLEQILHYIKIDLGNPTAAFSFINKFQEAISNIQLFPNSCPKVINKFLSESIIIRKKLISNYVLYYSVNDNLKSIIILRIIFSHRDTDNILKNEN comes from the coding sequence ATGGAATCTAAATATTCTTATCAATTTACTAAAAGTGCTAAAAATGATTTAGAACAAATTCTTCATTACATCAAAATAGATTTAGGCAATCCAACAGCTGCATTTTCTTTTATTAATAAATTTCAAGAAGCTATTAGTAATATTCAATTATTTCCAAACAGTTGTCCAAAAGTTATAAATAAATTTTTATCTGAATCTATTATTATTAGAAAAAAATTGATTAGCAACTACGTTTTATATTATTCTGTAAATGATAATTTAAAAAGTATAATTATTTTGCGTATCATTTTTAGCCATAGAGATACTGATAATATTTTAAAAAATGAAAACTAA
- the hisA gene encoding 1-(5-phosphoribosyl)-5-[(5-phosphoribosylamino)methylideneamino]imidazole-4-carboxamide isomerase yields the protein MIEIFPAIDLHNGQAVRLKQGDYNQVEVFFKNPVEVLDFFNKNNSKNLHIVDLDGAKDGNTKNYEVIKELVEKSDFFVQVGGGIRDEERIKKYIELGVNRVILGTIAVENEEFLKEMVKKYGDKIAVSVDAKDEKVAVKGWTQTVELNSVEFCKKLSDINVKTIIYTDISKDGMLNGTNLEIYKKLSKIVKSDIIASGGITFLDEIKELNENGVYGAIVGKAIYSGNLDLKEVLEVSK from the coding sequence ATGATAGAGATTTTTCCAGCGATAGACTTACATAACGGTCAGGCAGTGCGACTGAAACAGGGAGATTATAATCAAGTGGAAGTGTTTTTTAAAAATCCTGTTGAAGTTTTGGATTTCTTTAATAAAAATAATTCAAAAAATCTTCATATTGTGGATTTGGATGGAGCAAAAGATGGAAATACAAAAAATTATGAAGTTATAAAAGAACTGGTTGAAAAAAGTGATTTCTTTGTTCAAGTTGGCGGTGGAATTCGTGACGAAGAAAGAATAAAAAAATATATTGAGTTGGGAGTAAACCGTGTTATTTTGGGAACGATTGCAGTTGAAAATGAAGAATTTTTAAAAGAAATGGTAAAAAAATATGGCGATAAAATTGCAGTTTCTGTAGATGCAAAAGATGAAAAAGTTGCTGTAAAAGGGTGGACACAAACAGTTGAATTAAATTCAGTTGAATTTTGCAAAAAATTATCGGATATAAATGTAAAAACAATAATTTATACTGACATTTCAAAAGATGGAATGCTAAATGGAACAAATCTTGAAATTTATAAAAAATTATCAAAAATAGTAAAATCGGATATTATAGCTTCTGGCGGAATTACATTTTTAGATGAAATAAAAGAACTTAATGAAAATGGAGTTTATGGAGCGATTGTTGGAAAAGCAATCTATTCAGGAAATCTTGATTTGAAAGAAGTGTTGGAAGTTAGTAAATAA
- a CDS encoding DUF86 domain-containing protein has translation MCKKGRRNILQFTYDIEECIDVIQEETSEISFEEFINDRKTIGYIERQLEKIGEAISQIQKLDKNILIETFSNYSYWENIKGMRNRLIHEY, from the coding sequence ATGTGTAAAAAAGGAAGAAGAAATATATTACAATTTACTTATGATATTGAAGAATGTATTGATGTAATACAAGAAGAAACTTCGGAAATTTCATTTGAAGAGTTTATTAATGATAGGAAGACAATTGGTTATATAGAAAGACAGTTAGAAAAAATAGGTGAAGCTATTTCACAGATTCAAAAATTAGATAAAAATATTTTAATAGAGACTTTTTCAAATTATTCTTATTGGGAAAATATAAAAGGAATGAGAAACAGACTTATTCATGAATATTAG
- the hisH gene encoding imidazole glycerol phosphate synthase subunit HisH: MIAVIDYGVGNLFSLLSSLNYVGLNTKLTNDIEEIKNAKGIILPGVGAFRDAIGNLEKYGLKETLISEAKKGKPFLGICLGMQMLFEKSYEYGEYEGLGLINGTVEEIKKYIPENFDLKIPHMGWNSLIINERFKDDKILKDVDNNEYVYYVHSYFAKTDMKNIVTYSEYGTKIPGIVKNENVYGMQFHPEKSGDTGLKLLKNWGELVK, from the coding sequence ATGATAGCAGTGATTGATTATGGAGTAGGAAATCTTTTTTCCTTACTTTCTTCTTTAAACTATGTCGGACTGAATACGAAACTGACTAATGATATTGAAGAGATAAAAAATGCTAAGGGGATAATATTGCCAGGAGTCGGGGCTTTTAGAGATGCTATTGGGAATTTGGAAAAATATGGGCTAAAAGAGACTTTGATAAGTGAAGCGAAAAAAGGGAAGCCTTTTTTGGGAATTTGTCTTGGTATGCAGATGCTTTTTGAGAAAAGTTATGAATATGGTGAATATGAAGGACTTGGGCTTATAAATGGAACTGTTGAGGAGATAAAAAAATATATTCCTGAAAACTTTGATTTGAAAATACCTCATATGGGATGGAATAGTTTAATTATAAATGAGAGATTTAAGGATGATAAAATTTTAAAAGATGTAGATAATAATGAATATGTTTATTATGTTCATTCATATTTTGCAAAAACTGATATGAAAAACATTGTTACATATTCAGAGTACGGAACAAAAATACCTGGAATTGTAAAAAATGAAAATGTCTATGGAATGCAGTTTCATCCTGAAAAAAGTGGAGATACTGGATTAAAGCTATTGAAAAACTGGGGTGAATTAGTAAAATAA
- a CDS encoding nucleotidyltransferase family protein, with translation MNIRKEEILKKLKEINKEKYSILKLGLFGSFSKNINTNDSDIDILVKMEFKKGMYQNFCSLHKKLEEIFQKKVDLVDESMFEYKFKNPKVQKYKDDIKEEILRSVIYV, from the coding sequence ATGAATATAAGAAAAGAAGAGATTTTAAAAAAACTAAAAGAGATTAATAAAGAGAAATATTCGATTTTAAAATTAGGTCTTTTTGGAAGTTTTTCAAAAAATATTAATACAAATGATAGTGATATTGATATTCTTGTAAAAATGGAATTTAAGAAAGGGATGTATCAGAATTTTTGTAGTTTACATAAAAAACTAGAAGAAATTTTTCAAAAAAAAGTAGATTTAGTTGATGAAAGTATGTTTGAATATAAATTTAAAAATCCGAAAGTTCAGAAATACAAAGATGATATAAAGGAAGAAATTTTGCGGAGTGTAATTTATGTGTAA
- a CDS encoding IS5 family transposase (programmed frameshift), producing the protein MQRRYEISDEQWNKIKHMFPKAKTGRPGKDLRLMFNAVLWIACSGAPWRDLPERFGSWKTVYSRFCKWRDEGTLLKIFEHLREDADYENLSIDSTVVKAHQSSAGAKKGAKDSEVNQHIRRSSGGRTTKIHAVVDGLGNPLYIKLSAGQIHDSTQAIKILSQLSIKDSNILADKAYGTKEVREYIRKHGGECVIPPKSNAVNKWECDYHIYKERHLVECFFNKFKQFRRIGTRYDKLASTFINFIYIGCIIILIK; encoded by the exons ATGCAAAGAAGATATGAAATATCAGATGAACAATGGAATAAAATAAAGCATATGTTTCCCAAAGCTAAAACAGGACGTCCAGGCAAGGATTTACGCCTGATGTTTAATGCCGTGCTATGGATTGCCTGCAGCGGTGCACCTTGGAGAGACCTTCCTGAACGTTTCGGTTCATGGAAGACGGTCTATTCTCGTTTCTGCAAATGGCGTGACGAGGGGACTCTGCTTAAAATATTTGAGCATTTAAGGGAAGATGCCGACTATGAGAACTTGAGCATTGACTCTACAGTAGTTAAAGCCCACCAGAGCAGTGCAGGAGCTAAAAAAG GGGCAAAAGATTCAGAAGTGAATCAGCACATCAGGAGAAGCTCAGGTGGAAGGACAACTAAGATCCATGCAGTTGTTGATGGACTTGGAAATCCGCTGTATATAAAACTTAGTGCAGGACAGATTCACGATAGTACGCAAGCAATTAAAATATTGTCGCAGCTAAGCATAAAAGACAGCAACATACTGGCAGACAAGGCATACGGAACAAAGGAAGTTCGGGAGTACATAAGAAAACACGGGGGAGAATGTGTAATACCTCCGAAGTCAAATGCAGTAAACAAATGGGAATGCGATTACCATATCTACAAGGAAAGACATCTTGTGGAATGTTTTTTCAATAAGTTTAAACAGTTCCGCAGAATAGGGACACGCTATGATAAGCTGGCAAGCACATTCATAAATTTTATTTATATAGGATGCATAATAATTTTAATAAAATAA
- a CDS encoding type II toxin-antitoxin system Phd/YefM family antitoxin has translation MKIIPIRDLKNTVEIEKYCSEEQGPVFITKNGYGRLVVMDIEYYERTMREIEEAKLLLDGIKDVQNNNILDGKNTINELRGKYGI, from the coding sequence ATGAAAATTATTCCTATTCGTGATTTAAAAAATACTGTTGAAATTGAAAAATACTGTTCCGAAGAACAAGGACCTGTATTTATAACTAAAAATGGTTATGGACGCCTAGTTGTAATGGATATTGAATATTATGAACGAACTATGCGTGAAATTGAAGAAGCAAAACTTCTGCTTGATGGAATAAAAGATGTTCAAAATAACAATATTTTAGACGGCAAAAATACTATTAATGAATTAAGAGGTAAATATGGAATCTAA
- the hisIE gene encoding bifunctional phosphoribosyl-AMP cyclohydrolase/phosphoribosyl-ATP diphosphatase HisIE — translation MNIEQIKFDEKGLVPAIIQDYYTKEVLTLAYMNKESLEITLRDKKTCFYSRSRQELWLKGETSGNYQNVVSVKYDCDSDSLLVEVKKEGPACHTGSESCFFNSLFEAEDYSNFSPEKLYNLIKDRKINPEEKSYTSYLFEKGLDKILKKVGEECTEVIIGAKNNDNDELRYEIADLYYHTLVLMIEQGLTIQDIKEELAKRHIIDHKVKQEKMGGEK, via the coding sequence ATGAATATAGAACAAATAAAATTTGACGAAAAAGGGCTTGTTCCCGCAATAATACAAGATTATTATACAAAAGAAGTGCTGACTCTTGCGTATATGAATAAAGAAAGTCTAGAAATAACTTTGAGAGATAAAAAAACTTGTTTTTATAGCAGAAGTAGACAGGAATTATGGTTAAAAGGAGAAACTTCGGGAAATTATCAGAATGTTGTTTCGGTAAAATATGATTGTGATTCCGATTCTTTGCTTGTGGAAGTAAAAAAGGAAGGCCCTGCTTGTCATACTGGCTCTGAAAGCTGTTTTTTCAATTCTTTATTTGAAGCAGAGGATTATAGTAATTTTAGTCCTGAGAAACTTTATAATTTGATAAAAGATAGAAAGATTAATCCTGAAGAAAAATCATATACAAGTTATCTTTTTGAAAAAGGGCTTGACAAAATTCTGAAAAAAGTTGGCGAGGAATGTACAGAAGTTATTATTGGGGCTAAAAATAATGATAATGATGAATTGAGATATGAAATTGCAGATTTATATTATCATACTTTGGTTTTAATGATTGAACAGGGGCTTACAATACAGGATATAAAAGAAGAGTTAGCTAAAAGGCATATTATTGACCATAAAGTTAAACAGGAAAAAATGGGTGGAGAAAAGTAA
- a CDS encoding AAA family ATPase yields MQFAVVTGILRVVKEGIFSGLNNLSVYTVLDSDFSDYFGLVDNEVKQGVGIL; encoded by the coding sequence TTGCAGTTCGCTGTTGTAACTGGAATACTTAGAGTAGTAAAAGAAGGGATTTTTTCTGGACTTAATAATTTATCTGTTTACACTGTTTTAGACAGTGATTTTTCTGACTATTTTGGATTAGTGGATAATGAAGTGAAACAGGGCGTTGGAATATTATGA
- a CDS encoding PD-(D/E)XK nuclease domain-containing protein: MKRKEINVYWINTSDNSLIHSAIENSDKELFNELKDLFNNGTTEQTVIASSNMDKLKDPQEVWQLLLFGGYLTVEEKVAMNEYALKLPNYEVKTFFKDMFVHNLGGSSRFKEMIRAFKNFEIEKFEEILNEIFLVSMSYYDTSKTEKPYHTLILGMMLYLDSEYTVLSNNETGYGRNDLALEPINKRNLGYIFEFKLAKTEEELEERSKEALNQIEIKKYPVLLKERGVKEIVYMGMAFYGKKVKVE, translated from the coding sequence TTGAAGCGAAAAGAGATTAATGTATATTGGATAAACACGTCGGATAACAGTCTTATACATTCTGCAATAGAAAATTCAGACAAAGAGCTGTTTAACGAGCTGAAAGATTTATTTAATAACGGAACGACAGAACAGACTGTTATAGCTTCCTCAAATATGGATAAGTTGAAAGATCCGCAAGAAGTATGGCAATTACTTTTGTTTGGAGGATATTTGACAGTTGAGGAAAAAGTGGCTATGAATGAATATGCCCTAAAATTGCCAAATTATGAAGTAAAAACGTTTTTTAAAGATATGTTTGTCCATAATTTGGGAGGTTCAAGCAGATTTAAAGAAATGATAAGAGCATTTAAAAATTTTGAAATTGAAAAATTTGAAGAAATTTTGAATGAAATATTTTTAGTGTCAATGAGCTATTATGATACTTCTAAAACAGAAAAACCATATCATACGTTAATTTTAGGAATGATGTTGTATCTTGACAGCGAATATACAGTTTTATCAAATAATGAAACAGGGTATGGAAGAAACGATTTGGCTTTGGAGCCGATAAATAAAAGAAATTTAGGATATATTTTTGAGTTTAAACTGGCTAAAACAGAAGAAGAACTTGAAGAGAGATCAAAAGAAGCATTGAATCAAATTGAAATTAAGAAATATCCTGTGCTTTTAAAAGAAAGAGGAGTAAAAGAAATTGTGTATATGGGAATGGCATTTTATGGGAAAAAAGTTAAAGTGGAGTGA
- a CDS encoding AAA family ATPase, with protein sequence MKFIEEIIEDLSEFKLFTRPRRFGKTLNLSMLKYFFDLENAEENKKLFENLCISKSEYIEHQGQNPVIFISMKNAEAESWEDSFSNIKNLVSDLYDKKVIILINEYDTPMTSAWNEGYYEKA encoded by the coding sequence ATGAAATTTATAGAAGAAATAATAGAGGATTTATCAGAATTTAAATTATTTACAAGGCCCAGAAGATTTGGAAAAACCCTAAATTTGTCAATGCTGAAATACTTTTTTGATTTGGAAAATGCTGAAGAAAATAAAAAGTTATTTGAGAACCTGTGTATTTCTAAAAGTGAGTATATAGAACATCAGGGACAAAATCCAGTGATTTTTATAAGTATGAAAAATGCTGAAGCAGAAAGTTGGGAAGATAGCTTTTCAAATATTAAAAATCTTGTTTCAGATTTGTATGATAAAAAAGTAATTATTCTAATAAATGAATACGATACTCCCATGACAAGTGCGTGGAATGAGGGATATTATGAAAAGGCATGA